A single window of Penaeus chinensis breed Huanghai No. 1 chromosome 9, ASM1920278v2, whole genome shotgun sequence DNA harbors:
- the LOC125028851 gene encoding uncharacterized protein LOC125028851 isoform X1 produces the protein MDPQSQFSLSHILGQAVDVTSYSTFQHQLHGYGNINTISNIANISNSTVTSTGHPVSIQDMVPTGQVGGSAMVTMGYAHHPQPTAPLQSYHAVFNNVGVAHVNQVQAPQVQYFSYESSTVAVRTPPLHPSQHPQVTAQTANIQGQRYGSCSLPVQVVTSSVPVSSKLSVSKPRTSDSSSSKIRENDSLKKRKLRKEGMSAKVARKSCRNRGESYINAAGKLVEAKKYVDKDCECKNKCLSKLGSVTDRENIFRTFWDLGDFSKQNAYLAENVILVPNVKKKQTQPLEEKNSKTVSRLYCVRLPNQNCSKQTRICKTMFLRLHGVSNGRLDRILQAVNCQMPDALQDKRGQHTPSNKTSQEDCELVTQHIWSVRYSQEEGGENPIHSVGDLGETAGKDLSVKKMYEMYKRWCEERGKVPVSLWVYRHIEKSWTSKKSVSTRNLPVGEVQEVQPTSAPSALNDGSEQTREQVPMEGQGLPELIRKKRSGEGVGSMTRLERKFKRNSGAAYYTAAGKLKEEKHYVDKHCGCKYRCIPEIGSEDSRRQVFMNFWKFGNFTKQNEYIAQKVVLLPVMQRERDKVLEKFTRTYTRIYNVQMKPGEKPVRVCKTAFLQLHGVSNGRVDRVLQAVACESPFALKDRRGNHSPKNKTKQEDIDYICQHIKAFPIDPQNNEANNRTTLPQDLNVEKMYRMYKQQCLQDNRAPVSSFVYRKILKERFNCFIKSPANKTPEDDFQFVCHHIETCSRNMTGFDAGQISTKQSDKTSDAQEISVRKIHSDYVLRCTEEGRKPVGIDVYRKIFNSKVQEQHNIRTS, from the exons atggatCCACAGTCCCAGTTTAGCCTCTCTCATATACTTGGTCAAGCTGTGGATGTTACCAGTTACAGTACGTTCCAGCATCAGCTTCATGGCTATGGAAATATCAACACTATCAGTAACATAGCCAACATAAGTAACTCAACAGTCACATCAACTGGCCATCCTGTAAGTATACAGGACATGGTGCCAACAGGCCAAGTAGGAGGTTCTGCTATGGTAACCATGGGATATGCACATCATCCACAGCCAACAGCACCATTACAGTCATACCATGCAGTGTTCAACAATGTGGGTGTTGCTCATGTAAATCAGGTCCAGGCACCACAAGTACAGTACTTCTCATACGAAAGTTCAACTGTTGCTGTACGAACCCCTCCACTTCATCCTTCCCAACACCCACAAGTAACTGCTCAGACAGCAAACATTCAGGGGCAGAGATATGGAAGCTGTAGCCTGCCTGTTCAAGTGGTGACATCAAGTGTACCTGTTAGTAGTAAGCTCTCAGTCTCAAAACCAAGGACAAGTGATAGTTCATCttcaaaaataagagaaaatgacagtttgaaaaaaaggaagctaaggaaggagggaatgagtgcCAAAGTTGCCCGAAAGTCTTGCAGGAACCGAGGAGAATCTTACATTAATGCTGCAGGAAAACTTGTAGAAGCTAAGAAATATGTGGATAAGGATTGTGAGTGTAAGAATAAGTGCCTCTCCAAACTTGGTAgtgtgacagacagagaaaatatatttAGGACCTTTTGGGACCTTGGTGATTTTAGTAAACAAAATGCATATCTTGCTGAAAATGTAATACTTGTACCCAATGTcaagaaaaaacagacacaacCATTGGAAGAGAAAAATTCAAAAACAGTATCAAGACTTTATTGTGTTCGTCTGCCA aATCAGAACTGCAGTAAACAGACACGCATATGCAAGACAATGTTCCTGCGTCTCCATGGGGTCTCCAATGGCCGACTGGACCGTATTCTTCAGGCTGTGAATTGTCAAATGCCTGATGCTTTACAG GACAAGAGGGGTCAGCACACGCCAAGCAACAAGACTTCCCAGGAGGATTGCGAACTTGTGACTCAGCACATCTGGTCAGTGAGGTACAgtcaagaggagggaggagaaaacccCATCCACAGCGTCGGTGATCTTGGTGAAACAGCGGGAAAGGATTTGTCTGTCAAAAAGATGTATGAAATGTATAAAAGATGgtgtgaggaaagggggaaagtgcCAGTAAGTCTGTGGGTGTATCGACACATTGAAAAGTCTTGGACCAGCAAAAAGAGTGTGTCAACTAGAAATCTACCTGTGGGTGAGGTTCAGGAAGTTCAACCCACTTCAGCTCCCAGTGCTCTGAATGATGGCTCTGAGCAGACTAGAGAACAAGTGCCAATGGAAGGTCAGGGATTACCTGAACTCATTAGgaaaaagagaagtggagaaggagtggGCTCGATGACGAGGCTGGAGAGAAAATTCAAGAGGAATAGTGGTGCAGCTTATTACACAGCAGCAGGGAagttgaaagaagaaaaacattatgTGGATAAACATTGTGGTTGCAAGTATCGCTGTATACCAGAGATAGGCTCTGAGGACTCTCGTAGACAAGTCTTCATGAACTTTTGGAAATTTGGAAACTTTACAAAGCAAAATGAGTATATTGCACAGAAGGTTGTGTTATTACCTgttatgcaaagagagagagacaaagtgctAGAAAAATTCACAAGAActtatacaagaatatataatgTCCAAATGAAG CCAGGTGAAAAGCCAGTCAGAGTCTGTAAAACAGCATTCCTGCAGCTGCATGGGGTTTCCAATGGTCGAGTGGATCGCGTGCTGCAAGCTGTGGCCTGTGAATCTCCCTTTGCTTTGAAA GACCGACGAGGAAACCACTCACccaaaaacaagacgaaacaAGAGGACATAGATTATATCTGTCAGCATATCAAAGCCTTCCCCATTGATCCCCAGAATAATGAGGCCAATAACAGAACCACCCTGCCGCAGGATCTCAACGTTGAGAAAATGTATCGCATGTACAAACAACAGTGTCTTCAAGATAACCGGGCACCTGTTAGTAGCTTTGTGTACAGAAAAATTTTGAAAGAAAG GTTTAATTGCTTTATTAAGAGTCCTGCCAACAAAACACCGGAGGATGATTTCCAGTTTGTGTGTCATCATATTGAAACTTGTTCAAGGAACATGACag GGTTTGATGCTGGACAGATAAGTACAAAGCAGTCAGACAAGACTAGTGATGCACAAGAAATTAGTGTGAGAAAAATTCACAGTGATTATGTGTTGCGTTGTACTGAAGAGGGAAGGAAGCCTGTTGGTATTGATGTGTACAGGAAGATATTTAATTCCAAAGTCCAGGAACAGCACAACATTCGGACGTCTTGA
- the LOC125028851 gene encoding uncharacterized protein LOC125028851 isoform X2, with the protein MDPQSQFSLSHILGQAVDVTSYSTFQHQLHGYGNINTISNIANISNSTVTSTGHPVSIQDMVPTGQVGGSAMVTMGYAHHPQPTAPLQSYHAVFNNVGVAHVNQVQAPQVQYFSYESSTVAVRTPPLHPSQHPQVTAQTANIQGQRYGSCSLPVQVVTSSVPVSSKLSVSKPRTSDSSSSKIRENDSLKKRKLRKEGMSAKVARKSCRNRGESYINAAGKLVEAKKYVDKDCECKNKCLSKLGSVTDRENIFRTFWDLGDFSKQNAYLAENVILVPNVKKKQTQPLEEKNSKTVSRLYCVRLPNQNCSKQTRICKTMFLRLHGVSNGRLDRILQAVNCQMPDALQDKRGQHTPSNKTSQEDCELVTQHIWSVRYSQEEGGENPIHSVGDLGETAGKDLSVKKMYEMYKRWCEERGKVPVSLWVYRHIEKSWTSKKSVSTRNLPVGEVQEVQPTSAPSALNDGSEQTREQVPMEGQGLPELIRKKRSGEGVGSMTRLERKFKRNSGAAYYTAAGKLKEEKHYVDKHCGCKYRCIPEIGSEDSRRQVFMNFWKFGNFTKQNEYIAQKVVLLPVMQRERDKVLEKFTRTYTRIYNVQMKPGEKPVRVCKTAFLQLHGVSNGRVDRVLQAVACESPFALKDRRGNHSPKNKTKQEDIDYICQHIKAFPIDPQNNEANNRTTLPQDLNVEKMYRMYKQQCLQDNRAPVSSFVYRKILKERV; encoded by the exons atggatCCACAGTCCCAGTTTAGCCTCTCTCATATACTTGGTCAAGCTGTGGATGTTACCAGTTACAGTACGTTCCAGCATCAGCTTCATGGCTATGGAAATATCAACACTATCAGTAACATAGCCAACATAAGTAACTCAACAGTCACATCAACTGGCCATCCTGTAAGTATACAGGACATGGTGCCAACAGGCCAAGTAGGAGGTTCTGCTATGGTAACCATGGGATATGCACATCATCCACAGCCAACAGCACCATTACAGTCATACCATGCAGTGTTCAACAATGTGGGTGTTGCTCATGTAAATCAGGTCCAGGCACCACAAGTACAGTACTTCTCATACGAAAGTTCAACTGTTGCTGTACGAACCCCTCCACTTCATCCTTCCCAACACCCACAAGTAACTGCTCAGACAGCAAACATTCAGGGGCAGAGATATGGAAGCTGTAGCCTGCCTGTTCAAGTGGTGACATCAAGTGTACCTGTTAGTAGTAAGCTCTCAGTCTCAAAACCAAGGACAAGTGATAGTTCATCttcaaaaataagagaaaatgacagtttgaaaaaaaggaagctaaggaaggagggaatgagtgcCAAAGTTGCCCGAAAGTCTTGCAGGAACCGAGGAGAATCTTACATTAATGCTGCAGGAAAACTTGTAGAAGCTAAGAAATATGTGGATAAGGATTGTGAGTGTAAGAATAAGTGCCTCTCCAAACTTGGTAgtgtgacagacagagaaaatatatttAGGACCTTTTGGGACCTTGGTGATTTTAGTAAACAAAATGCATATCTTGCTGAAAATGTAATACTTGTACCCAATGTcaagaaaaaacagacacaacCATTGGAAGAGAAAAATTCAAAAACAGTATCAAGACTTTATTGTGTTCGTCTGCCA aATCAGAACTGCAGTAAACAGACACGCATATGCAAGACAATGTTCCTGCGTCTCCATGGGGTCTCCAATGGCCGACTGGACCGTATTCTTCAGGCTGTGAATTGTCAAATGCCTGATGCTTTACAG GACAAGAGGGGTCAGCACACGCCAAGCAACAAGACTTCCCAGGAGGATTGCGAACTTGTGACTCAGCACATCTGGTCAGTGAGGTACAgtcaagaggagggaggagaaaacccCATCCACAGCGTCGGTGATCTTGGTGAAACAGCGGGAAAGGATTTGTCTGTCAAAAAGATGTATGAAATGTATAAAAGATGgtgtgaggaaagggggaaagtgcCAGTAAGTCTGTGGGTGTATCGACACATTGAAAAGTCTTGGACCAGCAAAAAGAGTGTGTCAACTAGAAATCTACCTGTGGGTGAGGTTCAGGAAGTTCAACCCACTTCAGCTCCCAGTGCTCTGAATGATGGCTCTGAGCAGACTAGAGAACAAGTGCCAATGGAAGGTCAGGGATTACCTGAACTCATTAGgaaaaagagaagtggagaaggagtggGCTCGATGACGAGGCTGGAGAGAAAATTCAAGAGGAATAGTGGTGCAGCTTATTACACAGCAGCAGGGAagttgaaagaagaaaaacattatgTGGATAAACATTGTGGTTGCAAGTATCGCTGTATACCAGAGATAGGCTCTGAGGACTCTCGTAGACAAGTCTTCATGAACTTTTGGAAATTTGGAAACTTTACAAAGCAAAATGAGTATATTGCACAGAAGGTTGTGTTATTACCTgttatgcaaagagagagagacaaagtgctAGAAAAATTCACAAGAActtatacaagaatatataatgTCCAAATGAAG CCAGGTGAAAAGCCAGTCAGAGTCTGTAAAACAGCATTCCTGCAGCTGCATGGGGTTTCCAATGGTCGAGTGGATCGCGTGCTGCAAGCTGTGGCCTGTGAATCTCCCTTTGCTTTGAAA GACCGACGAGGAAACCACTCACccaaaaacaagacgaaacaAGAGGACATAGATTATATCTGTCAGCATATCAAAGCCTTCCCCATTGATCCCCAGAATAATGAGGCCAATAACAGAACCACCCTGCCGCAGGATCTCAACGTTGAGAAAATGTATCGCATGTACAAACAACAGTGTCTTCAAGATAACCGGGCACCTGTTAGTAGCTTTGTGTACAGAAAAATTTTGAAAGAAAG GGTTTGA